In Pseudonocardia sp. DSM 110487, the sequence GCTCGACCTCGTCGGCAGGCACACCGCGCTGGGCGACGCGCTGCTCACCGGAGAGATCTTCCTCCGCCTGCTGCCGCTGCTCCACGCCCGCGGCGTGCGGACGCTCGGCGAGCTCAGGGCCGCCGCGGCCGCGACCGCCCAGGCCCGCACGAGCGAGCGCCTCTACCGGTCGTGAGTGGATACGCGCGCTATAGCACGCGTATCCACTCACGACGGGTCTCAGTGGGCGATCGGCTTCTCCGAACCCGCGCCGGTGAGCGAGCGGACCTCCATCTCCGCGAACTTGGCCTCGACGACCGGCTGCCTGCCGCCGGCGTAGGTGCCGAGGATGCCCAGCAGGAACGACAGCGGGATCGACACCAGGCCGGGGTTGGCCAGTGGGAAGACGTGGAAGTCCACTCCCCTGATCATCGCGCTCGGGCTCCCGGACACCGCGGGCGAGAAGATGATCAGCAGCACGCAGCTCGCCAGCCCGCCGTAGACGCTCCAGAGCGCACCCGTGGTGTTGAACCGCTTCCAGAACAGCGAGTACAGGATCGTCGGCAGGTTGGCCGACGCCGCGACGGCGAACGCGAGCGCCACCAGGAACGCGATGTTCTGGTTGCGGGCGAGGATGCCGGCGGCGATGGCGATCACCCCGATCACGACCGCGGTGATCCGGGCGACCCGCACCTCCGCGTCCGGCGGCACCTCGCCTGCCTTGATCACGTTGGCGTAGACGTCGTGGGCGAACGACGCCGACGCCGTGATCGTCAGACCGGCCACGACCGCCAGGATCGTGGCGAAGGCGACGGCGGAGATGAACCCCAGCAGCACCTCCCCGCCGAGCTGGTAGGCCAGTAGCGGCGCGGCCGAGTTCGTGCGGCCGGGCGCGTTGGCGATCGTCGTGGCACCGCCGGGCACCAGCGCCGCGGCGCCGTAGCCCAGCACGAGCGTGAACAGGTAGAAGATCCCGATCAGCCAGATCGCCCACACGACCGAGCGTCGAGCCTCCTTCGCCGATGGCACCGTGTAGAAGCGCATCAGGATGTGCGGCAGGCCTGCGGTCCCCAGCACCAGCGCGAGCGACAGCGAGATGAAGTCGATCTTGGCTGTCGCACTCGTCCCGTATTGGAGGCCCGGGCCGAGCAGCTTCTCGCCCAGCTCCTTGGGCTGGGCTCCGGCGGTCTCGAGCACGGGGTTCGCGCTCACCGCCTGGCCGAGGACGGCCGACAGGTTGAAGCCGAACAGGGCGAGCACCCAGACCGTGATCAGGGCGGTGCCGGTCAACAGCAGCGCCGCCTTGATGATCTGCACCCACGTGGTGCCCTTCATGCCGCCCACGAGCACGTAGGTGATCATCAGGATGCCGACGAGCGCGATCACCAGGCCCTGGCCCAACGTGTTCGAGTTGGGGATCTTCAGCAGCAGCGCGATCAGCGCACCCGCACCGGCCATCTGGGCGAGCAGGTAGAAGAACGACACGACAAGCGTCGACGTGGCGGCGGCCGCGCGGACCGGACGCTGACGCATCCGGAAGCTCAGCACGTCGCCCATCGTGTACTTGCCGGTGTTCCGCAGCAGTTCCGCCACCAGGAGCAGCGCGACCAGCCATGCGACCAGGAAGCCGATCGAGTACAGGAAGCCGTCGTAGCCGTTGACGGCGATGGCTCCCGCGATGCCGAGGAACGACGCGGCGGACAGGTAGTCACCGGAGATGGCAATGCCGTTCTGGGGGCCCGTGAACGAGCGGCCCGCGGCGTAGTAGTCGGCCGCGGTCTTCGTGGCACGGCTGGCCCGGAACACCACCACCAGCGTGATGACGACGAACAAGGCGAAAGTGCCGATGTTCAGCAGCGGGTTGCCGACGCTCGCCGGCGCGGCGCCCTGCGCGAGGTAGCCCATCACGCCTCTCCTTCCTCGATCAGCTCGCGCAGCTTCGCGCCGGCGGGATCGAGGTGCCGGTTCGCGTAGCGGACGTAGACGGTGGTGATGGCGAACGTCGAGACGAACTGCAGTAGCCCGATCACGAGCCCGACGTTGATGTTGCCGACCAGCTTGGTGGCCATGAACGCCGGCGCGTAGCTGGCCAGCAGCACGTACAGCAGGTACCAGAGCAGGAAGGCCACGCTCATGGGAAAGACGAAGCGGCGCAGCCGGTGCCGCAGATCCTGGAACTCCGGAGTCCGCTGCACCTCCTCGTAGACGGTGGGTACCGGCCCCTCGGCCGGTTGATCGATGTCGGCCATGGTGCCTCCTTCGCACCTTGCTCCAGCGCACATGCGCGGTGTGGGGTACCCACGAACGGGGGAGCGTGCACGGGAAGTAGTGCGCAAATGCACATGGTCCCCGTCGGGGCGCCGGGCGGCCGGGAGGGCTAGCCTGCCCCCGTGTCTTCGTCGACCTCCTCCCCCGTCACCGTCACCGTCACCGGGGCAGCCGGCCAGATCGGCTACGCGCTGCTGTTCCGGATCGCCTCGGGCCAGCTTCTCGGGCCCGACACGCCGGTCCGGCTGCGCCTGCTGGAGATCCCGCAGGCGGTCAAGGCCGCCGAGGGCACGGCGATGGAGCTCGACGACTGCGCCTTCCCGCTGCTCACCGGCACCGACATCACCGACGACGCCAACGTCGCGTTCGACGGCGTGAATGTCGCCCTTCTCGTCGGCGCCCGCCCGCGCACCAAGGGGATGGAGCGCGGCGACCTCCTCGAGGCCAACGGCGGGATCTTCGCCCCGCAGGGCAAGGCGATCAACGACAACGCCGCCGACGACGTGCGCGTCCTCGTCGTGGGCAACCCGGCCAACACCAACGCCCTGATCGCGCAGTCCGCCGCGCCGGACGTGCCCGCCGAGCGGTTCACCGCCATGACCAGGCTCGACCACAACCGCGCGATCGCCCAGCTGGCCAAGAAGCTCGACGTGCCGGTCACCGAGATCCGCCGGATGACGATCTGGGGCAACCACTCGGCCACCCAGTACCCCGACCTCTTCCACGCCGAGGTCGGCGGCAAGACCGCGGCCGAGCAGGTCGACGAGTCCTGGCTGCGCGACGACTTCATCCCCACCGTCGCCAAGCGCGGCGCCGCGATCATCGAGGCGCGCGGCGCGTCGTCGGCGGCGTCGGCGGCCAACGCGGCGATCGACCATGTGTACGACTGGGTGAACGGCACCGCCGACGGCGACTGGACCTCCGCCGCCATCCCGTCCGACGGCTCCTACGGCGTGGCCGAGGGCATCATCTCGAGCTTCCCGGTGACGTCGAAGAACGGGAAGTGGGAGATCGTCCAGGGCCTGGACATCGACGAGTTCTCCCGCGGCCGGATCGACGCCTCCGTCGCCGAGCTGGTCGAGGAGCGCGAGGCCGTGAAGGGCCTCGGCCTGCTCTGAGGGTCAGATCGGGAAGAAGAGACGCCGGAACCGGTCCGCGACGGCCAGATCGCCGCGGACCGTTCCGCCGCGGAGCCGCCCGTAGGACGCCAGCACGAGCGTGCCCGGGTCGAACTCCAGTACCGCGCGCACGTCGGACAGGTCCGCCAACGCGTACGTGAGGCCCTCCGGGCCGCAGTCGAACCGGTAGTCGCCCGCGTTCGCCCCGGACGTCACCCGGACGCCCACCGCGAACGGCTGGGCGAGCTCCGACGTCAGCGCCGTGGACTGCCACACGATGAGCGCCACGGGTACCAGCAGGTCGGCGGCCTCCCCGGCGAGCGGGCGGGCCGCGTCCGTGCGCTCCCGAATGTCCCAGCCGTGGACGGTGTAGTCGACGAGCTGGAAGACCGGGTAGCAGCAGGCGGGCAGCGGGCCCATGTACGGGTGCGGCACCATCAAACCGGTCCACTCCTCGTCGGTGAGACCGTCGCTGATCTCCAACATCCGCTCGAAGTCCTCGTGAACGCGCTTGAGCGCGTCCTCCTTGCCTAGGCCGCGGAAGGCGCGCGCATGCTCGTCGAGCCGCTCGGCCATCACCGGGAGTCCGAGTGCACCGGGCGCCTCGGTGCCGGCGCGGGCGTGGTCGAAGCCGATGAAGTAGCCCTCTGTCACGTCGATCATGTGCCCGACGTGGTCGCGCACCTGCCATCTCTCGCAGGCCGTCGGCGCCTCCCACTCCGTGTTCGCCGCCAGCTCGAAGAACGAGGCCGCCTCGGCGCGCACCGCGCGCATGAGGTTGCTGCGGCTCGCCGGGTCCATGAAGTTCCACTCACCGCTCATGGCGGAGCACCATGGACCCGCCAAGTTGCACGGTCAACCACTAGCCGGGTGACGGGTCGCTGGGGCGGCGACACGGCATGGCGGTGCTGGAGATCGACTGAGTCTCGACCGCACCCGGGGAGGGCTCCCGGGCCGCGTCGCTACCGTCCGCCTCGAACGGGGACGGGCCGACGAGGGGGGCGGAATGACGTCTGTTCAGGAACTCGACCTGCCGATGGGATGGGAGCCCGCGAGCCGGTCCCGCACGTACGCGCTGGTGGCCCTGACGGCGCCGTTCAGCCTCATCGTGCTCACCGTGAGCGCGCTCGGGCTCACCGGCCCGACCGTCGAGGGGCGACTGTTCGCATCTGCATTCTTCCTCGTCGGGATCGGGTTCGCCGGTGGTACCTGGGCGATCTGGCGACGCGGGCGGCCCGGTTCGGGGGTGCGCGGCGTCGAGCTCGCCAAAACCGACGACGGGACGCCCGTGCTGCGGATCCGCCGGCCGCGCATCCTGCAGGTCACCACCACGTTCATCGTGCTGTGCTTCGGGGCGGGCGCCGTGGTGATCGGAGCCGGTCCACTGATCACGGGCGGGACCCCGGCCGTGGTGTTCCTGTTGTGCGGGGCGTACTTCGTGGTGATGCCGCTCGTCATGCTGGCCTGGGGTGTCCCGGAGATCCGCCTCGACGAGCGAGGGGTGTTGGCCCGCGGCGGCGGGAGGCGCAGCACCGTCGCGTGGGACGACGTGGTGGGCCTGTACGGGATCGAGACGCGGCACGAGCGACGGCTCGTCATCGCCGCGCTCGACGTGAAGTGGCAGGCCGAGCGGTTCTACTGGACGACGCCTGCGCGGCGGCGGCGGAACGCCGAGCAGATCGAGATCGTGACCGAGCAGTTCGGCGTCGCCCCCGTGCTGCTGTACCACCTGCTGCGCTTCTACCACGAGAACCCGGCCGCCCGGGCCGAGCTCGGTCGCAGGGAGGCGCTGCGGCGCCTCCACGACGCCCGGTTCCCCGCCTGACGGTCATCGTCCGGCGCTGCCCACCATCGGAGCGACGACGTCGAAGTTGCCTTCGCCGAGCTTCTCGGTCAGGGTCCGGACCACCGCTCGCGGGTTGTCGTGCGGACCCTGCACGAAGAGCGGCCTTCCGTCCCCACTAGCAGCTCCGCCGGCCCGGCCCAGGCATCGACACGTCACCAGCCGTAGAAGACTCGTTCCACCACCGCGCGGGCGCGGCGGGTGGCACGGCGGTAGTCGTCGAGGAAGACGCCGGGGTCGCCGCCGGGCGGGTAGCCGAGTGCGGAGGCCACCGCCGCGAGCTCCCGGCCCGAGCGGGGCAGCTGGTCGCCGGGCTTGCCCTTGACGAGCATCACGGCGTTGCGGGCGCGCGTGGCCATCCGCCAGCCGGTGGTCAGCTCGTCGGCGTCCTCCCGCCGCAGGAGCCCGGCCTCCGCTGCCTCCTGCAGCCCTTCGAGGGTCGATGTCGTGCGCAGCTCGGGCACGTCGCCCGCGTGCTGCATCTGCAGCAGCTGGACGGTCCACTCGACGTCGGCCAGCCCGCCGTGACCGAGCTTGGTGTGCGTGCCGCGGTCGGCGCCGCGGGGCAGCCGTTCCTCGTCGACGCGGGCCTTGATCCGCCGGATCTCGGTGACGGTCGCCGCGTCGATACCGGCGGCCGGGTACCGGATCGGGTCGACCATGTGCAGGAAGCGCCTGCCGAGGCCGGGGTCGCCCGCCACGGCGCTCGCGCGCAGCAGCGCCTGCGCCTCCCACGGCTCCGACCAGCGCGCGTAGTAGGCGCGGTAGGACTCCAGCGTCCGGACCAGTGGACCGGACCGGCCTTCGGGGCGCAGGTCGGCGTCGACGACGAGCGCGGGGTCGGGGGTGGGCGCGGCGAGCTTGCGCCGGACCGTCTCGGCGATGCCCGTTGCCCACTTCGCGGCCTCGTGATCGGAGGCGCCGCTAACAGGCTCGCAGACGAAGATCACGTCGGCGTCGCTGCCGTACCCGAGCTCGGCCCCGCCGAGCCGCCCCATCCCGATGACGGCGAGCCGCGCGGGCACCGGTTCGGGGACCGACCGCAGGACCACGTCCAGCGTGGCCTGCAGCACCGCGACCCACACCGAGCTGAGCGCCGCGCACACCTCCTCGACGTCGAGGAGGCCGAGCAGGTCGGCGGACGCCACCCGCAGCAGCTCGTGCCTGCGCAGTGATCGTGCGGTGGCGGCGGCGCCGTCCAGATCGTGCTGCCGGGAGACGGTGGTGCGCAGCGCCGCGGCGAAGTCGGCTGGGTCGCGGCGCAGCTCGTCGGCCTGCCCCGCCACGGGCGCGACGAGCAGCCGCAGTACCTCCGGCGCGCGCACCAGCAGGTCCGGCACCAGCGCCGACGTTCCGAGCAGGCGCATCAGCCGCTCCGCCACGAGGCCCTCGTCGCGCAGCAGCCGCAGGTACCACGGGGTCTCGGCGAGCGCCTCCGACACCCGCCGGTACGCCAGCAGCCCGCGATCGGGGTCGGGGCTCCCCGCCAGCTCGTCGAGCAGCACGGGGAGGAGCGTCTGCTGGATCGCGGCCGCCCGCGAGACACCAGACATGAGGGCCCGCAGGTGGCCGAGCGCCCCCTCGGGTGATGCCCAGCCCAGCGCGGCGAGGCGGGCGGCCGCCGCCTTCTCCGACAGCCGGGCGCTGTCGACCGGCAGCCTCGACACGGCCGTCAGGAGCGGCCGGTAGAACAGCTTCTGGTGCAGCCGCCGTACCCGCAGCACGGTCCGTGACCAGTCGGCGTTCAGCACGCCCACCACGTCGCGCCGCCCATCGGGCCGCAGCCCGGCCGCTCGGGCGAGCCAGCGCCGCCCGTCGGTGTCGTCCTCGGCGGGCATGAGGTGCGTGCGCAGCATCCGCTGCAGCTGCAGCCGGTGTTCGAGGAGGCGCAGGAACCGGTAGGACGCGGCCAGGTTGGCCCCGTCGTCGCGGCCGACGTAACCACCGCGGGCGAGCGCCGTGAGCGCCTCGAGGGTGGAGGAGGACCGCAGCGCCTCATCGGTGCGGCCGTGCACGAGCTGCAGCAGCTGCACGGCGAACTCGACGTCGCGCAGCCCACCCGCGCCGAGCTTGAGCTCGCGCTCGGCGTGGTCGGGGCGGATGTGCTCCTCCACCCGGCGGCGCATCGCCTGCACGTCGGCGACGAAGTCGGCACGGCCGGCTGCGCTCCACACCAGCGGGGCGACGGCGTCGGCGTACGCGGCGCCCAGCTCGGGGTCGCCCGCCACCGGCCGCGCCTTGAGCAGCGCCTGGAACTCCCAGGTCTTCGCCCACCGCTTGTAGTACGAGACGTGCCCGTCGAGCGTGCGGACCAGCGCCCCCTGCCGGCCCTCCGGCCGCAGGTTCGCGTCCACCTGGAAGCAGGCGTCCCCCGCGATGCGCATGAGCCGGCTGGCCAGCCGGGTGGTCCGCTGGTCGGCCGGTTCCGCGACGAACACGACGTCGACGTCGCTCACGTAGTTCAGCTCGCGCCCGCCGCACTTGCCCATCGCGATCACGGCGAGCCTGCCGTCCGTGTTGCTCTCGGCCACGGCGACGGCGTGCGCCGCCTGCAGTGCGGCGGCGGCGAGGTCGGAGAGCTGGGCGGCCACATCGGCGACGTCGAGCACGGGCAGGTCCGGCTCCCCGACGGCCGCGAGATCGGCGGCCGCCAGCACCAGCACCTCGTCGCGGTACGCCGCCCGCAGCGCGGTGACGGCCTCGGCACCGGTGAGCACGTCCGCCCCGGCCCCGACCGCGCGCAGGATCGCCTCCCGCGCCCCCTCCCCCGGCGCCGGCGCCGCCCCGGTGAGCCGGTGCCACCGGTCGGGGTGGGCCACCAGGTGGTCGGCCAACGCCGTGGAGCTCCCGAGCAGCGAGAGCAGGCGCCCCCGCAACACCTGGTCGGTGCGCAGTGCCGCGTCCAGCTCCTCGCGGTCCGGCACGGAGTTCACCAGGCGTTCCGCGGCACGCAGCGCGAGGTCGGGGTCGGGGCTGCGCCCGAGCGCCCACATGATCGCCTCGGCGCCCGCGGCCGGCTTGTCCCCCGCCCACCAGCCCAGCTCGGTGGCCGTGGCCTCCGCCCGCGGTTCCGTGAGCCCCAGCCGTGCGAGCGAGGTACCGGTGCGAGTCACAGAGGTTGATCCTGCCACCCGCGAGTCGCGGTCTGGGTGTACGCGAGTCGCGGTCTCCGTGCGCGTTCAGGCCGCGACCGCGGGCGGCGCCGCGTCGGTCATCGCGCACCCCCGTCGAGCTGCCCTGCGTCGATGTGCCCTGCGTCGATGTGTACGGCGTCGATGTGTACGGCGCCGAGGATCGTGCGAGTACCCGGGTCGGTGACCCCGGCGGCCCGCCATGCCGCACGCAGATCGGGGCTGGTCATGTGCTCACGGGCCTTCGCCATGTCGGCGAACTCGAAGAGCACGACGACCTCGTGCGGGTCCTCGAGGTTGCGGAACAGGGCGGTGCTGCGGCAGCTCGCCGCGGTACGGGCGGGCGCAAGGCGGTCGAACACCTCCTTCCAGCGGTCGAACTCCTCGATGCGCTGCTGGACGAGCAGGTGCGGCATGATCGCTCCCTCGATTTGCCAACGACTGTTGGCAACAACCGTAGGCGACGTCCCGCGATTTGCCAACACTCGTTGGCTAAAATCTGGTCATGGCGTTCACCGACCGCTCACTCCCGGCCCGCGAGGCGATCCTCGGCGCGGCCCGCACCCGCTTCGCCACCGACGGGTACGACCGGGCCACCGTGCGCGCGATCGCGGCCGACGCGGGCGTCGACCCGTCGATGGTGATGCGGTACTTCGGCAGCAAGCGGCAGCTGTTCGCCCGCACCGCGGAGTTCGACCTCCGCCTCCCCGACCTCACCGAGGTCCCGCCCGAGCAGGCCGGTCGCGTGCTCGCCGCTCACCTGCTCGACCGCTGGGACGGCGACGAGGCACTGCAGATCCTGCTGCGTACCGCCGCCACCGACGACGACGCCGCCGACCGGATGCGGGCGATCTTCGCCGGGCAGCTGGCCCCGCAGATCGCCACGCTGACCGGCGACCCGGACGGCGCTGCCACCCGCGCGGGCCTCGTCGCCACCCAGGCCCTCGGCACGGCTCTGTGCCGCTACGTGCTGCGGCTGCCGCCGGTCGTCGCCATGACGCGGGACGAGATCGTCACGTGGATCGCACCCACCCTCCAGCGCTACCTGACGGGACCCCCCTGATGATCAGGCGCCCGGACGGGGCACGTGTCGGCACAAGGTCATCACAACCCGGGTGGCAGGCTCTGCGCTTGTGTCCTGGCTGCTCGACGCGCCGCTCCTGAGCGGCCCCCTCCAGGTCGCCGTCGGCGCTGCCGGGGTGGCCGGGGCGCTGTTCCTCGTCCTCCGGCGCTCCCACCGCTGGTGGACGCGGACGGTGCCCGCCGTGCTCCTCGCCGCCGGCGCCGTGACCGCGCTGCTGGCGGTGCTGGTCGACCAGGTGTGGCAACCGTTCCCGGACGACGTGCCGCTGCCCGTACTGCTCCTCGGCGGCGCCGTGCTCGCGGCGCTCGGGCTGGCCGCGCTGGGAATGCGCGCGCGGAGCTGGCCAGGCCGGACCGTCGCGGTGGTGGCAGTTCTGCTGGTGGTGCTGGGGTCGCTGCAGGGGATGAACGTCGTGTACCGGGAGTACCCGACGCTCCGCACCGCGCTGGGGCTCCCGGCCGTCGACGAGATCCCGTTCACGCAGGTCCCGCTGCGCGAGCAGGTCATCGGCGCCCGGTCGGGGCTGCCGCTGTCGGCGATCTGGCACGCTCCCGCCGGGATGCCCGCCACCGGCGTCGTCACCGAGGTGACGATCCCGGCCACCGTGTCGGGCTTCGCCGCGCGGTCCGCGTGGCTGTACCTGCCGCCGGCCTACCTGTCCCGGCCCAGGGCGCAGCTGCCGGTGCTCGTGCTGCTGTCCGGCCAGCCGGGGTCACCCGACGACTGGCTGAACGGCGGCCGGCTCGCCGAGCGCATGGACGCCTTCGCGGCCGCCCACGACGGTCTCGCCCCGGTGGTCGTGATGCCCGACCACCTCGGCGACCCGCTGAACAACCCGCTGTGCATGGACTCCCGGCTCGGCAACGTGGCCACCTACCTGTCGGTCGACGTCCCCGCGTGGATCCGCGACACCCTCCAGGTCGATCCGAAGCCGTCCGGCTGGGCGATCGGTGGGTTCTCGAACGGCGGCACCTGCTCGTTGCAGATGGCCGTGAACGCGCCGCAGGTGTACCCCACGTTCGTGGACATCTCCGGCGAGGACGAACCGACGCTCGGCGACCGCGCCGACTCCGTCCAGGCCGCATTCGGCGGGGACGAGGCAGCGTTCACGGCCGTCAACCCGCTCGACGTGATGGCGAAGCGGAAGTTCCCCGGCACCGCGGGCTTCCTCGTGGCCGGCCTGCAGGACGCCGAGTACCTGCCCGAGGCACAGCGGGTGTTCCCGGCCTGCCAGGCGGCCGGCATGGACGTACGGCTGGATCTGAAGCCCGGCGGGCACACCTGGGAGGTGTGGGGCCCCGGTCTGGACGACGCACTCCCCTGGCTCACCACCCGGCTGGGGATGACGCCGTGAACGGACTGCTCGGGCTCACCCGGTCCCTGGTGCGGGTGATCCGGCGGGCGCCGCTCTCCGTCGCGTTCGTCGCGATGGTCTGGGCGTACGGGCTCGCCACCCGCAGCCTCCCGGGCGGACCGAACGACCGGCTGATGGAGCACGTCGGCACCGGCGTCGGCCCGCTCGCGGCCGGCCGCTGGTGGACCCCGCTCTCGGCGATGCTCTGGTGGGGCACGATCGGCGCGGCCGTCGCGACGACCGCGCTCGTGCTGCTCGGCGGGGCGCTCGCCGAGCACCGGATCGGGGTGCTCCGCACGGCCGCGCTGCTGGTCGGCACCCAGGTCGCCGGCACGCTGGTCGCGCTCGGGCTCGTCGCGGCCGGGGCCGAGATCAGGGGCGGTGGCTGGCCGAGCGACCTCGCCGCCCAGGTGGTCGTCGGCGCCGCGCCAGGGGCCGTCGGGCTCGTTCTCGCGGTGAGCGGCACGCTGTCGGCCTTGTGGCGGCGCAGGCTGCGGCTGCTGATGCTCGCCGCGATGGCGATGCTCGTGGCGTACTCCGGCGAGCTGCCCGAGGTCATCATGCTCTGCTCCGGACTCGTGGGGCTCGCGGCGGGACGGCTGCTCGGCCGGCCAGAACGGCACCCCGGCCCGGCCAGCCGCACCGAGGTGCGGGTGCTCGTCGCGCTGGTGGTGGCCGCGTCGGCCGTCGGCCCGCTCGTCGCCGCGATCGCCCACGCCCCGATCGGCCCGCTCTCGGTGCTGCAGTTCGTGGTGCTCTCCCCACCGCCGGACGCCGTGACCGTGCAACAGATCTGCGCCACCGCCGACGCCGACCTCTGCCGGGACCTCCAGGCACAGCTGCGGCTGTCCGGGATCGGCCCCGCGCTGGCGTCCGTGATCCCGGTGCTGCTGCTCCTCGTGGTCGCCGACGGGCTGCGCCGCGGCAGGCGGGCCGCCCTCGTGGTCGGCATCGCGCTGAACCTCGGGCTCGCCGCGCTCGGCGTGCTGCTCGCCGTGCTGGTGGTGTCCAGGCCGGTCGAGCAGCTGATGGTCTACCAGGCCGCGCCCGGCGCCCGCCGGATACTGGCCTTGACGCTGCCGCCGCTCCTGCCGCTCGCCGTGGCCGTGCTGCTGTGGTGGACGCGCGACCGGTTCGCGGTGCGCGCCCCCAGCGGCACCTACCGGAAGCTGCTGGTCACCTCGTCGACCGTGCTCGCGGCCGTCAGCGCGACGTACGTGCTGCTCGGTGCCGCGATCGCCGACCAGTTCGACCGGCCGCCCACGATCGGGCAGCTGCTGGCGGACCTGCCGCTACGCTTCCTGCCGCCGGGCTACCTCGGCGAGGTCGACCCGGACTTCCTGCCGCAGGGGTACCTCGCCACCCTCCTGTTCGAGTGGACCGGCGTCGTGTTCTGGCTGGTCGTGGCCGGCGGGTTGCTCGCGACGTTCCGCCGCCCGCGCGCCGACCCCGAGGCCCTCGACGCCGAGCGGGCCAGGGAGCTCGCGCGCCGCGGCGGCTCCAACCTCGGCTGGCTCACGACGTGGCCCGGCAACTCCTACTGGTTCGACGCCCGCGGCGAGGCGGCCATCGCCCACCGCGTGATCGGCTCCGTCGCACTCACCACGGCCGACCCGATCGGCACGCCCACGGGCGACACGGTCGCCGAGTTCGCCGCGTTCTGCCACGAGCGCGGCTGGACACCCGCGCTCTACAGCGTCACCGACGACACCCGGAAGGCGTGCGAGGCGCTGGGCTGGAGCTCGGTGCAGGTGGCCGAGGAGACCGTGCTCCCGC encodes:
- a CDS encoding alpha/beta hydrolase family protein, producing the protein MSWLLDAPLLSGPLQVAVGAAGVAGALFLVLRRSHRWWTRTVPAVLLAAGAVTALLAVLVDQVWQPFPDDVPLPVLLLGGAVLAALGLAALGMRARSWPGRTVAVVAVLLVVLGSLQGMNVVYREYPTLRTALGLPAVDEIPFTQVPLREQVIGARSGLPLSAIWHAPAGMPATGVVTEVTIPATVSGFAARSAWLYLPPAYLSRPRAQLPVLVLLSGQPGSPDDWLNGGRLAERMDAFAAAHDGLAPVVVMPDHLGDPLNNPLCMDSRLGNVATYLSVDVPAWIRDTLQVDPKPSGWAIGGFSNGGTCSLQMAVNAPQVYPTFVDISGEDEPTLGDRADSVQAAFGGDEAAFTAVNPLDVMAKRKFPGTAGFLVAGLQDAEYLPEAQRVFPACQAAGMDVRLDLKPGGHTWEVWGPGLDDALPWLTTRLGMTP
- a CDS encoding bifunctional lysylphosphatidylglycerol flippase/synthetase MprF: MNGLLGLTRSLVRVIRRAPLSVAFVAMVWAYGLATRSLPGGPNDRLMEHVGTGVGPLAAGRWWTPLSAMLWWGTIGAAVATTALVLLGGALAEHRIGVLRTAALLVGTQVAGTLVALGLVAAGAEIRGGGWPSDLAAQVVVGAAPGAVGLVLAVSGTLSALWRRRLRLLMLAAMAMLVAYSGELPEVIMLCSGLVGLAAGRLLGRPERHPGPASRTEVRVLVALVVAASAVGPLVAAIAHAPIGPLSVLQFVVLSPPPDAVTVQQICATADADLCRDLQAQLRLSGIGPALASVIPVLLLLVVADGLRRGRRAALVVGIALNLGLAALGVLLAVLVVSRPVEQLMVYQAAPGARRILALTLPPLLPLAVAVLLWWTRDRFAVRAPSGTYRKLLVTSSTVLAAVSATYVLLGAAIADQFDRPPTIGQLLADLPLRFLPPGYLGEVDPDFLPQGYLATLLFEWTGVVFWLVVAGGLLATFRRPRADPEALDAERARELARRGGSNLGWLTTWPGNSYWFDARGEAAIAHRVIGSVALTTADPIGTPTGDTVAEFAAFCHERGWTPALYSVTDDTRKACEALGWSSVQVAEETVLPLPDLAFTGKKWQDVRTALNRAMKAGITAEWTRYADAPLALTDQIRAISEEWVADKGLPEMGFTLGGLDELADPEVRCLLAVDADRTVHGVTSWLPVHRDGETVGWTLDFMRRRETGFRGVMEFLIASAVQRFQEEDTQFLSLSGAPLARLDRGEQPAALQRLLDVIGHALEPVYGFRSLLAFKAKFQPEYRPLHLCYPDPAALPAIGLAIARAYLPEVTARQSARLLSRLR